The DNA region CGGTTCGGCTAGCTAGCTATCGCTAAGCAGCTTCCTAGTGCCTGCCTGTGCATGATGTGCGAAGCTGACCATCCCTGTGACCTCTCGCAGCGCTGTTCCAGTCGCTGCTGTACGAGGCGGCGGGGCGGACCATCAACCCGGTCCACGGCGCGGTGGGGCTGCTGGGCACGGGGAACTGGCACCTCTGCCAGGCCGCCGTCGACACCGTGCTGCGGGGCGGCGCCATCGGCCCGCTGCCGGAGCTCGGCGGGGactgcggcgccggcgccgggagcGGGGACCTCTACGGCCCGGCCGCCGGCAAGCGCGCCCGCGGCTGGTCCACCTTCTCCACGGCGAAGCGGGTGCGGACGGCCGGCGAGGCGGCGCCGCCCGCGGCGGAGGCGTCGTGCGACCTCGGGCTGTGCCTGAGCCCCGGGTCCCCGCCGGCGCCCGGGGAGCGGAGGGCGCCCCTCCTGCGGCCGGGCACGCCGTCCATGAGCTCGGACGAGTCCGTGACGACCACGACCGGCGGCGACAGGGAGCCGGTGCTGCTCAACCTCTTCCCCTGACCACCGCGTGCTATCAGGACGGACGTTCCCGGCGGCCAAGTGTTTAGTGGTTCCtcttgccgccgccggcgaggccaTTTCCCTTCGTTCCTTGGCGGCCTTTGATTTTGTTGTGTAGTTGTGGTAGAAAACAAGCTAGCAGCCGGCCTGGACGCCCCGTTTGCGTGGGCGAGATGAGAGCGCCGGTGGCCACCCCACCCGAGTAACCATTTTCCTTCTCTCTTGGACAATTATATAAATATAATAAATAGCACTACCAAGGTGAGCTCCGTTTTTTTCGTGCTCTCCAACTCAACGATACCATGATCTCGTCTAA from Panicum hallii strain FIL2 chromosome 9, PHallii_v3.1, whole genome shotgun sequence includes:
- the LOC112875631 gene encoding LOB domain-containing protein 37; translation: MSCNGCRVLRKGCSEGCVLRPCLQWIDAADAQGHATVFVAKFFGRAGLLSFISAVPDAQRPALFQSLLYEAAGRTINPVHGAVGLLGTGNWHLCQAAVDTVLRGGAIGPLPELGGDCGAGAGSGDLYGPAAGKRARGWSTFSTAKRVRTAGEAAPPAAEASCDLGLCLSPGSPPAPGERRAPLLRPGTPSMSSDESVTTTTGGDREPVLLNLFP